CAATAAGGGTTAGTGTTGTACAAAGGGCATGGATCAGTAGCAACAAAATGTTACTACCACAGGGCGTGACCTGGGGGCTTCACGGTAGCGCACGAAAACAAGCAGCGCTCCATCGTGAGACCAGAGGGAAAGAAAGCATCTCCCATTCAACTGTGTGTTTGTATTGAGAATGTGTGGTCAGTCTACGACATAATTTCCTGGAAGACAAGACTGAGCTCCTGCGCTGTGTTTGAAGCTGCCCCTTTTCTTCTGTAAACAGAAAAGTAACAAAGTATGAGCATCATAAAGGGCAAACTCTTGTACTGAGTTCAGTTCAGAATAGCGCTGGTCCAAGACTCCAATACCAACGGTTGGTGGTACAGATAGAAGACGATGTCCAGTAATGTATCATATTAagattttcaataaaaatattaagATTGCCCGGTACCTCATAAGGGAAGGAAGCTTATTTTTAACTTTCTCCAGTTCTATGAAGCATAAGTTGCACCTCTCCCGCCTACGATGACAAGACAAGTAAAATAACATAAGGCAATCTCTAGTGATGGCATATCAGGAAAACATTTGACTGAAACAATACCTTTGCTCTGCTTCAAGATCTACACCAACAGAAGATGGACCAACCGACACTGTTGAATGTATTACAGGCCCAAAAGTCCTGACAAGCTTCACTACCAGTTCCAGTGATACGGCTACATGCCTGCAAAGATTTATTGCAAtgtaaaaataaataaacaaatggATGAACGGTGACATGGCAATTCCTGGTAACACAATATATATGAATCAATCACAACTTCGGTACGAGTAATGGCCGTTTGTAAATCAACCCAGAACATAATCATACCGATACACAAAACAAGAAGAGCTACCTGTCAGTTTTACTCTCCAAAAGGTCAGCAAGGACAGGCAGGATAGTGGTACATAAATCTAGTGTGATGGCTTCGCTTTTCTCCATCAGAACACTTGCCATATCAGCACATACCTGGAGTTAGCAGAAATCTTATAATTATGAATCAACAATGCAACGGTTATTCCATGCAGAACAGGAAAAAAAGGATGCAGAGTGCTGACAGCATGATCGGACATCTTCTCCAGCGCTGAGAAAACACCCCTGATGTCATTTCTTTGCCACATTTGGTGCAGAATCTGTGAGTAAGATACATTCGATACATGTTTGGATCAGTTAAAACATTTGAGGCAGCAAGATACAGTCTGTTAGCAGTCATGTTTGGAAGACTATCCGTTCACAGGTCTGCTGAATAAGATCGTGGTACACTGATAACATAGTTAACTCAACCAGCCATATTTCATTCTGAAGAAACGAACTCTATTCAAATCTGGAATACCATGACATAGGACACTGCATACATTTATATATTTTTCACATTCTATTGATAGCATGCAGCATATATCTTAGTCAGTTTAAATGTAACACTGTTAGTTTGAGAACATTCGAGATTAGGATGTCCTGTTTCCCCTGAAGAATAACAATATTACACTCCAAAAGAAAAAGTGAAGCACCATACAGACCTGCAATTTTGTCAGCCGTGACCGTGTTGAACTCAAAAATAGATCATGCTCTTCGATTAGAACAGATAAAACATCTTCCTCGCTAGTTACGATATTAGTTTCAGCTGCTTGACTGCTTCCTCTCTGCAGATGGCAAAAAAGAAGTTACAGAAATTAGTTTGTTTACGGTTTTCCTTCTTTTAATAAATCCAAATTCCAATTTATCAAACATGATATAACAACAGTATCAACTATGGAACAACTAAATAGAAAAGATTTGTGCATTGAATCTAACAGTCAGAGCAAAAAATAAACAGAATGTTCTAAAAGTGTATGGGTTGTCTCACATACAGATGAATATATTCGGCCTCTAGGAGCCCCCAACGCTGAATTGCTTGTTGTTGGTTCTTCGTGACTTGGGGACTGATCCCTGCCTTCCCAATTAGAAACAATTGATCTTGTTCTTCCTGGAAATACTATACGATTCAGGCCTGAAGAACAAATTATTGCAAGCACCAAAGTATAGCAAATTATATACCTGCTCTTGAAACTTCAATGTAGCAGTTATCTCTTGGCTTACGCATTCTAGGAACATCTGCACAATAGCACCAAATGTTCAAGCAGTTACAACTTAGTTGTACATGAAAATTACAGGTAATCTTTAAATTGTGCACATGATTTATCAAATGAAACTTATGAATCCAAAACACAAAGGAAAACTAATAACTTGACAACAGAATAGAAATTTTCCAAAGCATTTAGAGCACAAGTTTTCACAGCCAAACGTAGACAAGATTAAACTAACAGTGTTCCACGGATAGGTTCTTCAAATTCACTGGCAACTATTGCATATGGAAAACATCTACCTACAGAAATAATTGAAGAACCTCGAATGAATAAATTTAGTTGTTCCTAACACTTGAATCAGTACAGGACAAAAGGGAATGGAAATTTCATCAAACTCACACAAGAATCATTGTTTCGAGCACATGATGCAAGAAGGCAGGAACTACTTTTTAGGTAAATCAGGCACCACTAATGTCTGTGAAACAATTCAAATCAAACTACAGCAGTCCATAAAACAGATAAGCATGTTCAGGGCAAGGATCATACAATTATCATTCCGGTGGCTTGTATTTGATTCTGCTGAACCTGAAAATCCCGACCTGTAAACTGAACCATGTTTTACATCTTCACGAGTTTCTTCTGGAATCACTGTTTGAACAGCACCATTCCTCCGAGGAAGAAATATTTGACAAGTAAGGTCGTCACTTTCAGTATCTTTGCTTCCCACATCAACTTTGTCCATATCAACTTTCACATTGGTTGATTTCCTTGGTTCAGCATACCTTGATTGGATCCTAAATGGTGATACTCTTCCTGCAGAAGGTTCTCTCCTAGAATCAGAGGCCATTTCCATTCTTGAAGTTGCTCTAGGAACAACAACAGGTGCTTCATCAGTGCTTTCTTTTCTTGAATCAGTAGCAGACTCGAACCTTCTGCCTGCCTTCGGAAGAACAGGTACAGAATCAGAGGCCATTTCCATTCTTGAAGTAGCCCTGGGAACGACCGGTGCTGCATCAGCACTTTCTTTCCTAGAATCAGCAGCAGATTCCAACCTTCTGCCTACCCTAGAAACAGCATCAGGTGCTGAATCAGAGGCCATTTCCATTCTTGAACTTGTTCTGGGAACAACAGCAGGTGCCACATCAGCACTTTCTGTCCTAGGATCAGTAGCCGGCTCTGCCCTTCTGCTTGCCTTCGAAAGAACAGGGGCCACATCAGCAGCATAACTTCTTGAACCAGTACCAAGCTCTGCTCCTGAGCTAGTTCTTGGGATGATAACAGCAGCAGGCACCACGTCAGTTTTACTGAAATTATGAAGATTAGAAGTGCTGTTACTCTTCAGTGAACTTCTCTTTAATGTGGTGCCACCAGATGCATAAGTTGAATTTCCAGCTGTTCTAGTACTGGAGCCAGTTCCGACCCTTTGAGGAGTGCTTGGGACCAAGCCACTTGCTTCATTATCATAACAAGAACAGACAAAGTACAGATTAGACATATGCTGTGTTTCAAACACTAAATTACAAACATGTCTAAAAAGAGAAGATTAGTGGCATACGAGCTGTCGGCTTAATCTCTTTGGGTGCAGAATCTGAATTTTGAGAAACTGAGAGCCTTCCTGTAGAAGCTTTTAAGTTATTCTCTGAATTTTGTAGAGCTGATGATCGCCCTATGTTAGCCCTTGAACCACTGTCGTTTTGTAATGGCATAGTGCCACCTGATGAAGTCTTCAATTCAGAACGGCCATTAAGTAATGCTGAAGTAGTAGTTGCATGTGGCTCAAGACGCTGCCAATTGATTGTTTGGTTATCAGTCAACTAAAAACAAGAGACGACAGAGAATAAGATATTGGTATTAGAAACATAGCTGGGAAGCCAATAACATACCGTTAGATCAACAACCCATATTCCAACACAACTCTGATTAGAAGAACAACCAAGAAGTTTTCCCTCATGGACATTCAGATCCGATAGTCTAGACCATCCCACATCTACAGTATCATGGCATCTTATTGGTTCCCAAGAGAAAACCTGCTTAATTTAAGAGAAGTTACCTCTGAAAGACATGGAAACGAAAAGTCTGCAGTAACAGTCACATGAGGAAACAGCAATGCTACCTTTAAGCTCTCGTGCAGCCCACATAACAGAGATCTTCCGTCGGGATTGAATGTCATGGATCGTACACCTGTCATCTGATATTCAAGTAGAAACATTAGCAAGTAACTACATGAATATGATAAGGGGTCTTACCTCAGCACACCTAATTCATTTAAGCTAACAAATTTCAGTACAGATCAATGGAGGAGATTACAACTAATCCATTTAGTTTTGAAGGGTGATATGGTTTATTTTTAGCCCTGCCATGACCAATGCCAAGTAAGTTGAATTGATATGGTTGATATTTtcagacaacaacaacaacaacaaagcctttagtccccaagcaagttggggtaggctagaggtgataTTAGTTCCTTCCCATTCTTGTACTGTTTCAATGACTAAGAAGGGAGAAACCAATTAATGTTATTATTGAGTAAATAGTGTCCCAACTACCAGCCAAGGTGCTATTTGTTTTACTCTGGCTGTTGTTGTAATGAAATTGGAGGCAAGGTGCTATTTGTTTTACTCTGGCTGTTGTTGTAATGAAATTGGAGGCAAGGTCTCTGCTGGAGCCACCAATTGGGGAGACGATGTTTACATCTTGTTGCTTACCGGTAgagaaaataagcaaaaaacaaagAAAGCACATGTTAAACTGATATGTGGTCATATGAATAGTGTTATTTCAAATCTCTTTGTTTTCTGTAGAACATCTTCTGGCAGTCTATATCAGCCCCAGTTTTCCATATATTGCACTTGTCACTATGAGAGCACATAAGGTACTGGTTGTATATTTAGGCTAGTATCGGAATCCTTATTGTACCATTAACAATTACAACACTGGATTAAAGTTAACAAAGTTTTCTATCTAAAATTGCCAACCCTGACTAATTTTTAAAGCATATGTACTAGAACATCCCACAAGGTAATTACTTTGTGTAAAGCTAATGACATAAAGACATGATGCTGACCACAACATATGGCAATGTGATTTAGGGCATTGAGCATCACAGAAGTTCAACGATGTCATGAGCATTATCGTGGCATCACTGGCATGTTATTTCCTATTTAGTTCTATTTTCCTTCAAACACAGGAAAGAGGCTTTCAGGTGTTTCCCCCCTGTTTGTACTTTCAGATAGTACTTTTGGGACTAAATAAAAGAGACACCAACATTCATTCTCCTACATTGTAGTTCTGGAACCAGTGAGCTCAAGCTTAAAGAAAATTCTGGGTTGCAATGTTTGACAAAGTTAAACTGGGTAGGGTCGATAATCTTCAAGGAAAGTCAAATAAAAAGATATACCTCAGGTCCAGTAGATCCAATCAACTCGAAGGTCTCCAAATCCCAGAACTTGACAGTTTTATCAGCTGAACCTGAGTGAGCCAACCAGTGTCATGTAATAAACTCATAGTTGCAAATCAGACATAGGACAGGCAAAGATAACTTCATACACTGACAGAAATAGCTGATAGGGAAATTAAGGTTGAGATACATGACAGATGCAACAAATTAAAATATGTCAGAACAAGACAATTTGACATTTGCAATCCCGGATAGTAAACAAAGGGAAGTTAATTAAACTGATAGGTGGGCCTAGTCAAAATATTGCATGTGGGCCAGTATGTATAATATGTAACTTATTACTATAATGGTTCATTTTCGGGCCAAGTCTTTAAATAGCATGTACGTTCTCAATGAGCATTAAGTGTTTTCCCTAACAAGGAGGAAAGACAGAAGTTTGATATTTAAATAAAGTATCAAAAAGTGCTACTAGTCTACTACAACAAAAAGGGCAAAGAAAAGTTAACATATAGATGACAGGTCGGCATTATAAACTGTGAATCCAACCTGTTGCCAGAAGGAACTCATGGGGATGGAAATCAATGCACTGAATTTGACCCTCATGGGATTTGAACTCATGCAGTAACTTTCCAGCTGTCAAATCCCAGATCTGCCAAGGCAAAACTGATTATGAGTTCAATACAGTAGGAGATGTAATGATCATGCTGAGTTTAAGTGCAAGAAAGATAGGCTGTGTGCTGAGAATTTAAATTTAACTCATACTAAATTATAAGCACGAGTATACGGTGTGTTATCCAAAGGATTATGAAAGAAATGAAACCACATGACCAAAACTAGCAGCTGAAATACACAAAAGCATTGCTAACAAATCTTACCTTCACTGCACTATCTTCACCGCCAGACACAACCCAACGGCCATCAGGTGTGAATCTAATAGCATTCACCCCTCTGGTGTGGCCTTTGTATGTGTGGATACAGCCCTTCCTTCTTATATCCCATATCTTCAGATTAGTGTCCAAAGACCCAGAGGCAAAGAATTCCCCAAAAGGATGGAAATCAACTGACATACAGTTTGATCTATGTCCAGTAAGCGTGCGGACAACTGCACACATAACCACCAAGTTATGCAAATAATAAAAGATAATGACACAGCATGGATGTTCATAAACACAAATAGATTAAGTCATGTATCCATAGTTACGTACTCTTCGCCTCCTCTAGATCCCATAATTTTACTGTGCCACTGGCTGCTCCTGCAGCCACAAATACTTCTGTGGAATCAAATGCAACTGACTCCACAGCACTTGTATGCCCCGGTAAACTCTGTACAACCAAAAGATAAGAAAGAAGGTGAGGCAAGTTAATCGGGGGAAAAACAAAAAAAGGTGAATCAAATTAACTGTTTCATCAACTAAAGACATTATATATGAAACTTCTGATAACTACAGTGACCTTTCTCAGGCACATATTCATTTAGTAGGTCGATAGTAAGTTAACATAAAAACAATATCAACATTAACTGAAAACCAACATGAAGAGAAGCATGCTGAAGTCATCAACAGCTATGCTGGTGAAATTTTCATCTAGCAATCATCTCAAGGGTCAGTCAAGAGTTTCATTTGGTTGAGTTCGGGGTACTATTCGCCTACTCAATTACGCAATCACCTTCAGCAGACTAGGTGATACTTATTAGAGTCAGCAAAAGAATAGTCTTACCGATATCGAATTGGGCTTCCCGATAGCCCAGAGATTAACCTTATGATCCTCTCCTCCAGTGACAAGGACTCGCGATGTCTTCCTCCCAATCTTGAGGCAGTTGACATTGGAGGAGTGCGCCACAAACTCCTCTACAGCAAATGAGAGTCAAGGCAACCCAATGTCGCAACTTTAGCAACGAAATTAACTTGAGGCATTTCATGAACACGTGTTCATAGCAATCCGCGCTTCACACTTAACCCAATATAACGCTCCAAAGACTGGCCAGCAAGCAGCAAACAGCCCAACATGAAGTAATCAATCGCTACTCGATAAATCACACCAAAATAAATCTCACACACGCCACGAAGTCGTGCGGCACTCTACCAATGTCAACCACGAGAAGAAACGCTGAAAGCCTCTCGCGGAGCCGGCTCGTCCAATCAGCAGAAGGAGCGCGACGGCAGAGAACGCATCGGTCAAACGGACTCGCGCAATGCAGCTACCTCTTCCCCGAACAAACAATTTGAAAAAGAGCCCcgcggaagaaaaaaaaaatcTGGACGGAATCGAGGATACGGAGCTTGTACGCGCGCTTGGTGTTGGTCGTCATGCCGCCGGGCGCCGCGCCGCGCCTCGCCCTCGCCTCACCGCCGCGCCGCCGGCCCCAATCTCATGCCCCGCCcagatcgcgccgccgccccggatcTCGCGTCCCCGCCTATCCCGTGGCGCCTGCTCCGCCCTCCGCCCTGCACTCGCCcgccccgcctcgccccgccgcgggGGAACAAATAAACCCcggcgccgccacccgccgccgccgccgcgctgctggGCCCACCGCCGCGAGAGGCGCCGCCGCCNNNNNNNNNNNNNNNNNNNNNNNNNNNNNNNNNNNNNNNNNNNNNNNNNNNNNNNNNNNNNNNNNNNNNNNNNNNNNNNNNNNNNNNNNNNNNNNNNNNNNNNNNNNNNNNNNNNNNNNNNNNNNNNNNNNNNNNNNNNNNNNNNNNNNNNNNNNNNNNNNNNNNNNNNNNNNNNNNNNNNNNNNNNNNNNNNNNNNNNNNNNNNNNNNNNNNNNNNNNNNNNNNNNNNNNNNNNNNNNNNNNNNNNNNNNNNNNNNNNNNNNNNNNNNNNNNNNNNNNNNNNNNNNNNNNNNNNNNNNNNNNNNNNNNNNNNNNNNNNNNNNNNNNNNNNNNNNNNNNNNNNNNNNNNNNNNNNNNNNNNNNNNNNNNNNNNNNNNNNNNNNNNNNNNNNNNNNNNNNNNNNNNNNNNNNNNNNNNNNNNNNNNNNNNNNNNNNNNNNNNNNNNNNNNNNNNNNNNNNNNNNNNNNNNNNNNNNNNNNNNNNNNNNNNNNNNNNNNNNNNNNNNNNNNNNNNNNNNNNNNNNNNNNNNNNNNNNNNNNNNNNNNNNNNNNNNNNNNNNNNNNNNNNNNNNNNNNNNNCGGGGCTGCCTCGAAAATTTTGAATTAACAAAGGGTCCCTCCGGGGCTGCTCACTCATTAAACAACCGGGGCAGCATAGAGATGGATCTTGTCTCCCTCCGCTTCTTTTTTTTAAaaatccgttcgttcgttctagctcCAGCtgtttaaattcaaattcaaattcaaattccactGGCTCCGTTGTGCTCCCACGTCATCCGCCAACGACGGTTATTTTAAGAAACTTGTTTGGGGCATTTTTCTTGCTGGTGGTTCCTCTAGGGTAGGCTCTCATTGGTTAGGGCAATGATTTAGTCAATACATACTTACCATATTGATGTGACATTTTGTATGTGATGTGAAGTTGGTGTTATTTAAATTTCAATTTCAATTCCATTGGTGCTGTTGTGCACCCACGTCATCCCGCCAACGATGATTATTTTAGGGAATTTGTTGGGTATCTTTTTGCTAGCGGTCTCTCTAGCTAGGGTAGGCTCTCATTGGTTAGGGTGATGATTTAGTCAGCAGTTACTATCTTGGTGGTGCCGTTTTGTATGTGATATGAAGTTGGTGTCACTGAATGTGTGTTAAATACGTGTTTATGGCTGAGATTTTGCACCCCCATATTTATGGGGTGATTGTTGGTCAAAAGATTTTGTCTTGACCGATCAAAATGCGTTGTGTGTATCAATGTGGGGGCACCGACATGCGGGCTTGAACTGGTCGGTGACACGCTCTCATTCCTTTTACATGTGTGTTACCCTCGTTCTAGGTAAGATCCtaggagcttcggggcaaacgggCACATATCAAGGGAGGGAGACGATGTGTATCGACTAAATCAGGCATGCAGGGTGTTTAATTAGTAAGTCATGCTTGGTTGCCTGTGTGAAAAATATGTCTGGCTCGGGCTACTGGCCCAGGCATTCCATTTAGGAGGCCTGAGGCTAAGATTGCTGGATGCCAGGGGCACTAACCAAACACGCCTAATAGTGTGTTTGGTTCGTAGGAATTAGAGATGGGAGATGGAAGACGAGTGGTGAGGAGGTTAAAAGTCGTCTACTTGATTAAAGGGGGTGGGGGTTTAAGTGGGAAGGGGAATGAGAGCTCAGGAAGCCAATTCCCATCAATTTCTTCCCATGGAGTATCCTATTAGTTCATGGACAGAGTTTCATCTCGCACTACTCCCATCATATATCAAATGAGGAAATGGAAGTAAAACACTGTTCTCATGCCTACTCCACACACAAACTTTCTCGTAGTAACTCCCATTCCCCTGCCCCTATTTACCAAACGTGTTGTAAGTATTTTTGTTTCCATGTGAAAATGTATGCTCCCTCTCCTCCCTCCTGTGAAGCACCTGCATACTCCTTGATCCTTGTGACCGATAGATatgagtttttttttaaaaaaggaggACATCGCCTTATAACGAACACAAACAACTTATTTCACAAGCACATCAATTTCCTGGCAAAAAATGAACTGAGCCGGATTTGTCATCCTTGTCGTCTAAACTCGCAATCCTCGGCAAAcataatttgccatgaaaaatgtcctATTTGTCATGTGTAAAAATATGACATTCGCAAGATATTCAGGTCCTAAAATAAAAAACACTACATGTTCAANNNNNNNNNNNNNNNNNNNNNNNNNNNNNNNNNNNNNNNNNNNNNNNNNNNNNNNNNNNNNNNNNNNNNNNNNNNNNNNNNNNNNNNNNNNNNNNNNNNNNNNNNNNNNNNNNNNNNNNNNNNNNNNNNNNNNNNNNNNNNNNNNNNNNNNNNNNNNNNNNNNNNNNNNNNNNNNNNNNNNNNNNNNNNNNNNNNNNNNNNNNNNNNNNNNNNNNNNNNNNNNNNNNNNNNNNNNNNNNNNNNNNNNNNNNNNNNNNNNNNNNNNNNNNNNNNNNNNNNNNNNNNNNNNNNNNNNNNNNNNNNNNNNNNNNNNNNNNNNNNNNNNNNNNNNNNNNNNNNNNNNNNNNNNNNNNNNNNNNNNNNNNNNNNNNNNNNNNNNNNNNNNNNNNNNNNNNNNNNNNNNNNNNNNNNNNNNNNNNNNNNNNNNNNNNNNNNNNNNNNNNNNNNNNNNNNNNNNNNNNNNNNNNNNNNNNNNNNNNNNNNNNNNNNNNNNNNNNNNNNNNNNNNNNNNNNNNNNNNNNNNNNNNNNNNNNNNNNNNNNNNNNNNNNNNNNNNNNNNNNNNNNNNNNNNNNNNNNTTTCTGCACAAGAGTGTAGATTAGCTCGTCCCTGCATATGACCATAGGGCAGCTAGCAGACGGTCGGAGCGGGCATCGTGCAGCTGTCGTGCAAGCTACATCGTCCGCACATCAGTTTTGTTAAAACAAGGACATTTTTTCGCTTGAGAAAACAAAGGACATTTTCAGTTACCCGACGCTGCCGTGCAAGAAGAGTAGTGCTGGCACCCTACCtgagcaaacaaacaaacaaataatgCGCCCATCTTGTCACGTCGAGTGAAGTGCTGGAGCACACACAAAGCTAATTTCTCACGTGAGCAATCTCAACCTATGCAGTATGAAGAAAAAATACCTCATGTACGTACTAGCTGTAGAAAACGGTCCCCGACGACGTATACAGCACATGTGGAACAATGTACGTATACGttcgtactcccttcgtcccaaaattcttgtcttaaatttgtctaaatacggatgtatcaagtcacattttaatattagatacatccgtatctagataattataaaacaagaattttgggacgggggGAGTACTTAGTACTGGTAGTATACATGGGGTCGAGTAGAGTAGCATGTCTTGGATCGACGGGTCCACTCCATCCATATTATTCATCCATCCAGACTacttccttcattcctaaatataagtctttttaaaaatttcattatagattatatacggagcaaaatgaatgaatctacactctaaaaaaatatgtctatatacatccgtatgtagtacttcctccatccggaaatacttatcggaggaatggatgtatctagacatattttagttttagatgcatCCATTTATATCCATTTTTGCGATAaatattttcggacagagggagtatgtattGAAATTCTAGACAGACTCGTATTTAAGAACGGAGAGAGTACTACTTCCGGCCGGATCCCGGGTCCAACCGCTGCGATCTACGGAACCAACGaccttcattttttattttctgaaattaacgaccttcatTCGACGTGGGCGCAACGCCAACGCGCCGTCCCCTACTCCTAGCCAGCCACCAGCCGGCCACCATCGTGGTAGTTTACCTTGGAGGCATTGATTAATTACTGGAAACCATTACACACAGTGTGACAGTGGCTGGCAAGCGAGCGAGCGCTGAGATCACGAGCTACGTGTTGGTGGTCACTCACGGCTCACAAGCAGCAGCTGTAAATTAGTAACCGGTGCACGGGCCTCAGCTGCCGCCTTGAAGTTTTAAACTGTGCGGAAGCAGGATTAACTCTGATCTGTTAAGATTAACAATGTGAGCCCGATGACTAAACTCGCGATCCTCGGCAATGATGATTTGCCATAAAAATGTTCGATTTGCCATGCCTAAAAGTATGACATTCGCTAGATATTCGAGTCCTAAAATNNNNNNNNNNNNNNNNNNNNNNNNNNNNNNNNNNNNNNNNNNNNNNNNNNNNNNNNNNNNNNNNNNNNNNNNNNNNNNNNNNNNNNNNNNNNNNNNNNNNNNNNNNNNNNNNNNNNNNNNNNNNNNNNNNNNNNNNNNNNNNNNNNNNNNNNNNNNNNNNNNNNNNNNNNNNNNNNNNNNNNNNNNNNNNNNNNNNNNNNNNNNNNNNNNNNNNNNNNNNNNNNNNNNNNNNNNNNNNNNNNNNNNNNNNNNNNNNNNNNNNNNNNNNNNNNNNNNNNNNNNNNNNNTTAGTTATTTATTTTAAAACTGTAAGTAGGCGTTTAATTAGTTCCAACTCGATAGCCGGAGGCCAATTAAAGCAAGGAtattttttccctcaaaaaaagagaaACAGGGATATTTTCAGTTACCCAACGATTGCTGGCACCGTACCTGAGCAAACAAACAATCAAATAATGCACCCGTCTTGTCACGTTGAGTGAATTGCTGAAGAACACAAAGCCAATTCCACACGTGAGCAATCTCAACCTATGTAGAGTATGAAGAAAAAATATCTCATGTAGTACTAGCTACATGTGGAATCAACAATGTACGTATACAACACATGTGGAATCAACAATGTGCGTATACGTACGTACATAGTATACATAACATGGTGGGGGCAAGCAGAGTAAGCTATCTTGGATCGACAGGTCCACTCCAGCCATCCAGACTACTCCAtccataaactaatataaaagcgtttagatcattattttAATGATTTAAACGTTTTTATATTAATTTATAGGGAGTACTTCTGGCCGGGTCCGGGTCCAGGTCCAACGGCTGCGATCTACGGAACCAACGACCTTCATGCGACGTGGGCGGCGGGCGCGACGCCAACGAGCCGTCCCCTACCCCTAGCCAGCCACCACCGTACTACAGTAGTTCACCTTGAGGCATTTGGTTGATTATTACTTACTGGAAATCAGTACACTGGTCACTAGCAAAGCTAGCGAGCGCTGAGATCACGAGCTACCTGTTGGTGGTCACTCACGGCTCACGAGCAGTGGCAGTAAATTAGTAACCGGTGcacaccccgcaaaaaaaaaaaaaagctgcCGCCTTGAAGTTTTAAACTGTCCGGAAGCAGGGTTAACCCTGATCTGCTGAGATTAACAATGTGCAGGGCTACAGGATGATGATTCGATCGATGGTCTCATCATGCATCGTTGGGAAGGTGTCGGGTGACCTAAGCGTATCATCTCCAGCACCCT
The window above is part of the Triticum aestivum cultivar Chinese Spring chromosome 2A, IWGSC CS RefSeq v2.1, whole genome shotgun sequence genome. Proteins encoded here:
- the LOC123191043 gene encoding katanin p80 WD40 repeat-containing subunit B1 homolog KTN80.4; translation: MTTNTKRAYKLQEFVAHSSNVNCLKIGRKTSRVLVTGGEDHKVNLWAIGKPNSISSLPGHTSAVESVAFDSTEVFVAAGAASGTVKLWDLEEAKIVRTLTGHRSNCMSVDFHPFGEFFASGSLDTNLKIWDIRRKGCIHTYKGHTRGVNAIRFTPDGRWVVSGGEDSAVKIWDLTAGKLLHEFKSHEGQIQCIDFHPHEFLLATGSADKTVKFWDLETFELIGSTGPEMTGVRSMTFNPDGRSLLCGLHESLKVFSWEPIRCHDTVDVGWSRLSDLNVHEGKLLGCSSNQSCVGIWVVDLTRLEPHATTTSALLNGRSELKTSSGGTMPLQNDSGSRANIGRSSALQNSENNLKASTGRLSVSQNSDSAPKEIKPTAPSGLVPSTPQRVGTGSSTRTAGNSTYASGGTTLKRSSLKSNSTSNLHNFSKTDVVPAAVIIPRTSSGAELGTGSRSYAADVAPVLSKASRRAEPATDPRTESADVAPAVVPRTSSRMEMASDSAPDAVSRVGRRLESAADSRKESADAAPVVPRATSRMEMASDSVPVLPKAGRRFESATDSRKESTDEAPVVVPRATSRMEMASDSRREPSAGRVSPFRIQSRYAEPRKSTNVKVDMDKVDVGSKDTESDDLTCQIFLPRRNGAVQTVIPEETREDVKHGSVYRSGFSGSAESNTSHRNDNYVPRMRKPRDNCYIEVSRAGRTRSIVSNWEGRDQSPSHEEPTTSNSALGAPRGRIYSSRGSSQAAETNIVTSEEDVLSVLIEEHDLFLSSTRSRLTKLQILHQMWQRNDIRGVFSALEKMSDHAVCADMASVLMEKSEAITLDLCTTILPVLADLLESKTDRHVAVSLELVVKLVRTFGPVIHSTVSVGPSSVGVDLEAEQRRERCNLCFIELEKVKNKLPSLMRRKGAASNTAQELSLVFQEIMS